The proteins below are encoded in one region of Purpureocillium takamizusanense chromosome 11, complete sequence:
- the SLA2 gene encoding sla2 Src-like adaptor 2 (COG:Z~BUSCO:EOG09261A3K~EggNog:ENOG503Q3C0) — protein sequence MTSLRTTEHTKTDQELAISIKKATNSDEISPKRKHVRACIVYTWDHRSAQAFWTGIKVQPILADEVQTFKALITIHKVLQEGHPSAIKDALANRSWIDGLNRGMTGEGIRGYAPLIREYVYYLLAKLSFHQQHPEFNGTFEYEEYLSLKAINDPNEGYETITDLMVLQDKIEQFQKLIFSHFRNVGNNECRISALVPLVQESYGIYKFITSMLRAMHSITGDDEALQPLRQRYDAQHYRLVKFYYECSNLRYLTSLITIPKLPQDPPNLLAEDDEAPALPARPKQEIERQPTPPVEPKSEEPDEISEFWKSELDRQNREYEEQQRVLEERQQAALLAQQRAQQDAQREFEEQQRRLAEQQQRDQEALLAQQAQWQTQGRLAELERENLNARAQYENDQLMLQQYDHRVKALEGELAQIQNSFGQQVTSKDDQIRALQEQVNTWRTKYESLAKLYSQLRHEHLDLLQKFKSVQLKAASAQEAIDKREKLEREIKTKNLELADMIRERDRALHDKDRLSGSNKDEVERLRRELRMAQDKADNLERSKGNELSTMLAKYNREMSDLEEALRNKSRALDDAHSKLRDGSSDLEQLLREKEEELEVYKAGMDQTLIELNDLKQNQGETDHALDGQIDALILSNLDKINDIIDSVLQAGVSRVDDALYELDSSMQAGNQNASPSYVLSQIEKASASAMEFATSFNNFIADGPNSTHADVIKAINVFAGAIADVCSNTKGLTRLATDDKKTDSLMNGARQSAQSTVQFFRGLQSFRLEGMDPLQKTDVVINSNNDVQMNLQKLNKLAESFAPGFGKLANNKGDLGDLVDSELSKAADAIAAAAARLAKLRNKPRDGYSTYEVKVHDSILDAATAITNAIAELIKAATLTQQEIVQAGRGSSSRTAFYKKNNRWTEGLISAAKAVASSTNTLIETADGVLSNRNSPEQLIVASNDVAASTAQLVAASRVKAGFMSKSQDRLEQASKAVGAACRALVRQVQSMIKERSQDEEQVDYAKLGAHEFKVREMEQQVEILQLENALASARHRLGEMRKISYQEE from the exons aTGACTTCTCTACGCACCACGGAGCATACCAA GACTGATCAAGAGCTGGCCATCAGCATCAAGAAGGCCACGAATAGCGACGAGATATCGCCAAAACGCAAGCATGTTCGCGCTTGCATCGTATACACCTGGGACCATAGGTCCGCCCAGGCGTTTTGGACGGGCATCAAAGT GCAGCCGAttctcgccgacgaggtccaaACATTCAAGGCTCTGATCACGATCCATAAGGTCCTCCAGGAGGGCCACCCATCGGCAATTAAAGACGCACTGGCCAATCGTAGCTGGATTGATGGCCTGAACCGCGGAATGACCGGCGAGGGCATCCGTGGCTACGCCCCGCTCATCCGAGAATATGTCTACTACCTTCTTGCCAAGCTGTCGTtccaccagcagcatccgGAATTCAACGGAACATTTGAATACGAGGAATACTTGAGTCTAAAAGCCATCAATGATCCTAACGAAGGATACGAGACCATCACCGACCTAATGGTCCTGCAAGACAAGATTGAACAGTTCCAGAAGCTGATCTTCTCCCACTTCCGAAATGTTGGGAATAACGAATGCCGGATCTCTGCACTGGTTCCCTTGGTCCAAGAAAGCTATGGCATATACAAGTTCATTACGAGCATGCTTAGGGCTATGCACTCAA TTACCGGAGATGACGAAGCTCTGCAGCCTTTGCGACAGCGATATGACGCTCAGCACTACCGTCTCGTCAAATTCTACTACGAGTGCTCAAACTTGCGGTACCTGACCAGCCTCATCACGATTCCCAAGCTACCTCAAGACCCGCCCAATCTTCTGgctgaagacgacgaggctcctgccctgcctgcaaGACCCAAGCAGGAGATTGAGCGTCAACCAACGCCCCCTGTGGAGCCCAAGTCGGAGGAGCCAGACGAGATATCTGAATTCTGGAAGAGCGAGCTGGACCGCCAAAATCGAGAGTATGAGGAGCAGCAAAGAGTGCTCGAGGAGCGACAGCAAGCAGCACTTCTTGCTCAGCAAAGGGCTCAGCAGGATGCTCAGCGGGAGTTTGAAGAACAGCAACGAAGACTTGCcgagcaacagcagcgaGATCAAGAGGCTCTTCTCGCCCAGCAAGCACAATGGCAGACACAAGGCCGGCTGGCAGAACTGGAACGGGAGAACCTGAATGCTCGCGCGCAGTATGAGAACGACCAACTCATGCTACAGCAGTACGACCATCGTGTTAAGGCCCTGGAGGGAGAGTTGGCCCAAATACAAAACAGCTTCGGACAGCAAGTCACTAGCAAGGACGACCAGATCCGGGCTTTGCAAGAACAAGTAAACACCTGGCGGACCAAGTACGAATCGCTGGCCAAGCTGTATTCTCAGTTGCGCCACGAGCACCTCGATCTGCTGCAAAAGTTCAAATCCGTTCAGCTGAAGGCTGCGAGCGCCCAGGAGGCCATCGACAAGAGGGAGAAGCTGGAGCGGGAGATCAAGACGAAGAACCTGGAGCTTGCGGACATGATTCGCGAGAGAGACCGCGCGCTTCACGACAAGGACAGGCTCAGTGGGAGCAACAAGGACGAAGTGGAGAGACTCAGGCGCGAGCTTCGTATGGCACAGGACAAGGCCGACAACTTGGAGCGCAGCAAAGGAAACGAGCTATCCACAATGTTGGCGAAGTACAACCGCGAGATGAGCGACCTGGAGGAGGCGCTTCGAAACAAGTCGAGGGCTTTGGACGATGCTCACTCCAAGCTCAGGGATGGCAGCTCCGATTTGGAACAGTTGCTGCGtgaaaaggaggaggagttgGAAGTCTACAAGGCAGGGATGGACCAGACGCTGATTGAGCTGAACGATTTGAAGCAGAACCAGGGAGAGACGGATCATGCACTGGACGGGCAGATCGATGCTCTCATCCTGTCGAACCTCGACAAAATCAACGACATCATCGATTCAGTACTACAGGCTGGTGTGTCTAGagtcgacgatgccctctACGAACTTGACTCTTCGATGCAAGCCGGTAACCAGAACGCATCGCCTTCGTATGTCTTGTCGCAAATCGAGAAGGCGTCCGCGAGCGCCATGGAGTTTGCTACATCTTTCAACAATTTCATCGCCGACGGACCGAACAGCACCCACGCCGACGTCATCAAAGCCATCAACGTGTTTGCCGGCGCCATTGCAGATGTGTGCAGCAACACCAAAGGCCTGACTCGACTCGCAACCGATGATAAGAAGACCGACTCCCTCATGAACGGAGCGCGTCAATCCGCCCAATCTACGGTGCAGTTCTTCCGTGGACTTCAGAGTTTCCGTCTGGAGGGAATGGACCCGTTGCAGAAGaccgacgtcgtcatcaacagcaacaacgaTGTTCAGATGAACCTTCAGAAGCTCAACAAGCTGGCCGAGAGCTTCGCTCCTGGGTTTGGCAAGTTGGCCAACAACAAGGGAGACTTGGGAGACCTTGTCGATTCAGAATTGAGCAAAGCCGCCGATGCcattgccgctgctgccgcacgGCTGGCAAAACTAAGAAACAAGCCGCGGGATGGATACTCGACATACGAAGTCAAAGTCCACGATTCCATCCTCGATGCAGCAACGGCCATCACGAACGCCATCGCGGAGCTCATCAAGGCAGCAACCCTCACGCAGCAAGAGATTgtgcaggccggccgcgggtCCTCGTCGCGAACAGCCTTCTACAAAAAGAACAACCGATGGACAGAGGGCTTGATCTCGGCTGCCAAGGCGGTTGCTTCATCGACCAACACTCTCATTGAGACAGCAGACGGAGTTCTGTCGAACCGTAACAGCCCTGAGCAGCTCATCGTCGCTTCCAATGATGTGGCGGCTTCCACAGCGcagctggtggcggcgagcagagTGAAGGCTGGCTTCATGTCCAAGAGCCAGGACAGACTGgaacaagcaagcaaagcTGTAGGCGCAGCATGCAGGGCTTTGGTACGGCAGGTTCAGAGCATGATCAAGGAGCGCAGtcaggacgaggagcaggtcGATTATGCGAAGCTTGGCGCCCATGAGTTCAAGGTGCGCGAGATGGAACAACAG GTAGAAATTCTCCAGTTGGAGAACGCGCTCGCGTCAGCGCGACATCGTCTGGGCGAGATGCGCAAGATATCCTATCAAGAGGAGTAG
- the RPL21A gene encoding 60S ribosomal protein L21A (COG:J~EggNog:ENOG503P285), whose translation MGHSYGKRAGTRYAFSRNFRQKGMIALNTYLKQYRVGDIVDIKVNGAVQKGMPYKVYHGKTGVIYNVTKSAVGVIIYKKVWHRYIEKRINVRIEHIQPSRSREDFLKRVKTNAEAKKKARAEGVTVQVKRLPAQPREARTVSLTDNPPETVTPLPYETTI comes from the exons ATGGGTCACTCCTACGGAAAGAGAGCGGGCACCCGC TATGCCTTCAGCAGGAACTTCCGCCAGAAGGGCATGATCGCCCTGAACACGTACCTGAAGCAGTACCG TGTTGGCGACATTGTTGACATCAAGGTCAACGGTGCGGTCCAGAAGGG CATGCCCTACAAGGTCTACCACGGCAAGACCGGCGTCATCTACAATGTCACCAAGTCGGCTGTTGGTGTCATCATCTACAAGAAGGTCTGGCACCGATACATCGAGAAGCGAATCAACGTCCGAATCGAGCACATCCAGCCCTCCCGATCTCGCGAGGACTTCCTCAAGCGCGTCAAGAccaacgccgaggccaagaagaaggcccgcgccgagggcgtcaccGTCCAGGTCAAGCGTCTGCCTGCTCAGCCCCGTGAGGCCCGAACCGTTTCCCTGACCGACAACCCCCCGGAGACCGTCACTCCTCTGCCTTACGAGACTACGATTTAA
- the RPS9B gene encoding ribosomal 40S subunit protein S9B (COG:J~EggNog:ENOG503NU1W), translated as MWMGSPCPSHVIRASKIPPHNLEHFLDLRATVQLPPTPQEQVKMPPRAYSKTSRVPRRPFEAARLDSELKLVGEYGLRNKREVWRVGLTLSKIRRAARQLLTLDEKDPKRLFEGNALIRRLVRVGVLDESRMKLDYVLALKIEDFLERRLQTCVYKLGLAKSIHHARVLIRQRHIRVGKQIVNVPSFIVRLDSQKHIDFALNSPFGSGRPGRVRRKKAKAAEGAGEGEEEEDDE; from the exons ATGTGGATG GGTTCGCCTTGCCCGTCGCACGTGATCCGAGCCTCGAAAATTCCCCCCCACAACCTCGAACATTTTCTGGACTTGCGTGCCACAGTCCAACTCCCGCCAACACCACAGGAGCAAGTCAA GATGCCTCCCCGCGCGTATTCGAAGACCTCCCGTGTCCCCCGCAGACCCTTCGAGGCTGCCCGACT TGACTCCGAGCTGAAGCTCGTTGGCGAGTATGGCCTGCGCAACAAGCGTGAGGTCTGGCGAGTCGGTCTGACTCTGTCCAAGATCCGTCGTGCTGCCCG TCAGCTCCTCACCCTCGACGAGAAGGACCCCAAGCGCCTCTTCGAGGGCAATGCCCTCATTCGCCGTCTCGTCCGCGTCGGTGTCCTCGACGAGTCGCGCATGAAGCTCGATTACGTCCTGGCCCTCAAGATTGAGGATTTCCTGGAGCGTCGCCTGCAGACCTGCGTCTACAAGCTCGGTCTTGCCAAGTCGATCCACCACGCTCGTGTTCTGATCCGCCAGCGCCACATCCGCGTCGGCAAGCAGATCGTCAACGTTCCCTCTTTCATCGTCCGTCTTGACTCCCAGAAGCACATCGATTTCGCCCTGAACTCGCCCttcggcagcggccgccccgGTCGCGTCCGCAGAAAGAAGGCCAAGGCTGCTGAGGGTGCtggtgagggtgaggaggaggaggatgacgagtAA
- the SLU7 gene encoding mRNA splicing protein (EggNog:ENOG503NWMQ~BUSCO:EOG09262NNS~COG:A) — translation MPPPPAKPESGAASKEENIYIPSFISKRPFYAGEEGDDADYLKHQRREEKAEKSQWYDRGRKAGPAATKYRKGACENCGSMTHKAKDCLSRPRAKGAKWTGKDIQADEIVQDIKLGWDAKRDRWNGYDTKEYRNVVEEFNQMEELRKEAKRAADGDDAEDEGDKYAEENDMSKHQSTATRQLRIREDTAKYLLNLDLESAKYDPKTRSLVDGGATGGKSADLFAEEGFMKSSGEAGEFEKAQRYAWDAQEKMGDTSQHLQANPTAGAFYRKKEQEEAERRRAERERQLLEKYGGGDQKQLPASVRNMMIAESETFVEYDEAGLIKGAPRKAVKSKYAEDVMVNNHKSIWGSWWFNFKWGYACCHSFIKNSYCTGEEGKEAWGAAERQRTGVNLIENGPAPPEASQEEETPRKEVVEASAKKRTREEMLNGVTESEMEEYRRKRTVADDPMAKLLGRDELLH, via the coding sequence ATGCCACCTCCACCAGCAAAGCCAGAGTCTGGCGCGGCATCGAAGGAAGAAAACATTTACATCCCATCTTTCATCAGCAAGCGTCCGTTCTACGCTGGAgaggagggcgatgatgccgactACCTCAagcaccagcggcgcgaggagAAGGCCGAGAAATCGCAATGGTACGATCGAGGGAGGAaggccgggccggcggcaaccaAATACCGGAAAGGCGCGTGCGAAAACTGCGGCTCTATGACTCACAAGGCCAAAGACTGCTTAAGTCGTCCCAGAGCTAAAGGCGCAAAATGGACGGGCAAAGATATTCAGGCAGATGAAATCGTCCAAGACATCAAACTGGGCTGGGATGCGAAACGAGATCGGTGGAACGGATACGACACGAAGGAATATCGTAACGTGGTCGAGGAGTTCAATCAAATGGAAGAGCTACGCAAAGAGGCGAAGAGGGCCGCAGATggggacgacgccgaagaTGAGGGCGATAAGTATGCCGAGGAAAACGACATGAGCAAACATCAGAGCACGGCCACGCGACAGCTCAGAATCAGGGAAGACACAGCAAAATACCTCCTCAACCTCGATCTCGAATCCGCCAAGTACGATCCGAAAACACGATCATTagtcgacggcggtgcgacAGGGGGCAAGTCCGCCGACTTATTTGCCGAGGAAGGCTTCATGAAGTCGTCCGGCGAGGCAGGAGAATTTGAAAAGGCACAGCGGTATGCGTGGGACGCGCAAGAGAAGATGGGCGACACTTCGCAACATCTGCAAGCGAACCCGACGGCCGGTGCTTTTTATCGAAAGAAGGAGCAAGAAGAGGCCGAGAGGAGGCGAGCAGAGCGTGAGAGGCAACTTCTTGAGAAGTACGGTGGAGGAGACCAAAAACAATTGCCGGCATCAGTGCGTAACATGATGATCGCCGAGTCGGAAACGTTCGTCGAATACGATGAGGCGGGCTTGATCAAGGGCGCTCCCCGGAAGGCGGTCAAGTCAAAGTACGCGGAGGATGTCATGGTGAACAACCACAAATCCATCTGGGGCAGTTGGTGGTTCAACTTCAAATGGGGATACGCGTGCTGTCATTCATTTATCAAAAACAGCTACTGCACTGGAGAGGAAGGCAAGGAAGCTTGGGGGGCTGCGGAACGACAGAGGACGGGGGTGAATCTGATTGAAAAtggtccagctcctccagaaGCTTCGCAAGAGGAAGAGACACCTCGGAAAGAAGTTGTCGAGGCGAGCGCCAAGAAGCGCACTCGCGAAGAAATGCTGAATGGGGTAACGGAGTCAGAGATGGAGGAATACCGGCGGAAGAGGACAGTTGCGGACGACCCAATGGCAAAACTGCTCGGGAGGGACGAGCTACTGCATTAG